Proteins encoded by one window of Arabidopsis thaliana chromosome 2, partial sequence:
- a CDS encoding alpha/beta-Hydrolases superfamily protein (alpha/beta-Hydrolases superfamily protein; BEST Arabidopsis thaliana protein match is: alpha/beta-Hydrolases superfamily protein (TAIR:AT2G39410.2); Has 4720 Blast hits to 4720 proteins in 1453 species: Archae - 32; Bacteria - 3497; Metazoa - 120; Fungi - 143; Plants - 476; Viruses - 35; Other Eukaryotes - 417 (source: NCBI BLink).) produces MASETENIKYEESFIKNTRGMKLFTCKWVPAKQEPKALVFICHGYAMECSITMNSTARRLVKAGFAVYGIDYEGHGKSDGLSAYVPNFDHLVDDVSTHYTSICEKEENKGKMRFLLGESMGGAVLLLLHRKKPQFWDGAVLVAPMCKIAEEMKPSPLVISILAKLSGVIPSWKIIPGQDIIETAFKQPEIRKQVRENPYCYKGRPRLKTAYELLRVSTDLEKRLNEVSLPFIVLHGEDDKVTDKAVSRQLYEVASSSDKTFKLYPGMWHGLLYGETPENIETVFADIIGWLDKKVADESGGFESELKRKNDGIPLKG; encoded by the exons ACAGAGAACATCAAGTATGAAGAG AGTTTCATCAAGAACACTCGAGGAATGAAACTGTTCACGTGCAAATGGGTACCAGCAAAGCAAGAGCCAAAGGCTTTAGTCTTTATTTGCCATGGATATGCAATGGAATGTAGCATCACCATGAACA GTACTGCGAGGAGGCTGGTGAAAGCAGGATTTGCGGTATATGGAATTGATTACGAAGGGCATGGAAAATCTGATGGGCTTAGTGCTTATGTCCCAAACTTTGACCATCTCGTTGATGATGTCTCTACTCACTACACAAGCATTTGCG agaaagaagagaataaagGGAAGATGAGGTTCTTGTTAGGAGAATCAATGGGAGGAGCAGTGCTTTTGTTGTTACACAGAAAGAAGCCTCAGTTTTGGGATGGGGCTGTCTTGGTTGCTCCAATGTGTAAG ATTGCTGAAGAAATGAAACCAAGCCCTTTGGTAATTTCGATATTGGCCAAACTTAGTGGAGTGATACCTTCGTGGAAAATCATCCCTGGCCAAGATATCATTGAGACTGCTTTTAAGCAGCCAGAAATCAGGAAACAg GTTAGGGAAAATCCCTACTGCTACAAGGGACGTCCACGTTTGAAGACTGCTTATGAGCTTTTGAGGGTTAGCACCGATCTCGAGAAGAGGCTTAATGAG GTTTCATTACCGTTCATAGTTTTGCACGGTGAAGACGATAAAGTCACAGATAAAGCGGTGAGTCGACAACTGTATGAAGTTGCATCTAGTTCGGACAAGACTTTCAAGTTGTACCCTGGGATGTGGCATGGTTTACTCTATGGAGAGACACCAGAGAATATCGAGACTGTTTTTGCTGACATCATTGGCTGGTTGGATAAGAAAGTTGCTGATGAAAGTGGAGGCTTTGAATCCGAGCTTAAACGTAAAAATGATGGTATTCCTTTGAAAGGGTAG
- a CDS encoding Disease resistance-responsive (dirigent-like protein) family protein (Disease resistance-responsive (dirigent-like protein) family protein; FUNCTIONS IN: molecular_function unknown; INVOLVED IN: lignan biosynthetic process; LOCATED IN: endomembrane system; EXPRESSED IN: leaf apex, hypocotyl, root, petiole, leaf; EXPRESSED DURING: LP.04 four leaves visible, LP.08 eight leaves visible; CONTAINS InterPro DOMAIN/s: Plant disease resistance response protein (InterPro:IPR004265); BEST Arabidopsis thaliana protein match is: Disease resistance-responsive (dirigent-like protein) family protein (TAIR:AT3G55230.1); Has 728 Blast hits to 728 proteins in 43 species: Archae - 2; Bacteria - 4; Metazoa - 2; Fungi - 4; Plants - 715; Viruses - 0; Other Eukaryotes - 1 (source: NCBI BLink).), translating into MAKALHITIFLFLISSNLLAFINSARLLDEIQPQPQLVPTGQIPTVAPTEAEEEDGTDDNPGLATTTTTASAVTVPAGPAEATEPLLEFFMHDVLGGSHPSARVVTGIVAQTEVNGIPFSKASNSIFPVDNGVPLVNSNNINSVINPNTAPLLTGLGGAQTSTVIQNTNGNSNDALSANSLPFVTAGNLPPGAALQHLMFGTITVVDDELTESHELGSAVIGRAQGFYLASSLDGTSQTLSLTVLLHGEHDQHDTLDDAISFFGVHRTASHASQIAVIGGTGKFEHAKGYAIVETLHNQDNQHITDGQDTILHFSVYLTYKA; encoded by the coding sequence ATGGCCAAAGCTCTTCACATAaccatctttctcttcctcataTCCTCCAATCTCCTCGCATTTATCAACTCCGCCAGACTTCTTGACGAGATCCAACCTCAGCCTCAGTTAGTCCCTACCGGCCAAATCCCCACTGTGGCTCCAACCGAAGCTGAGGAGGAGGATGGAACCGATGACAACCCAGGACTAGCAACCACAACCACAACTGCATCAGCAGTTACAGTCCCAGCCGGTCCAGCAGAGGCTACAGAGCCATTACTAGAGTTCTTTATGCATGACGTGCTAGGCGGATCTCACCCATCAGCTCGTGTGGTTACAGGTATAGTAGCTCAAACTGAAGTGAACGGAATACCATTCTCAAAGGCCAGTAACAGCATTTTCCCGGTTGACAATGGAGTCCCACTGGTCAACTCAAACAACATCAACAGTGTCATTAACCCAAACACAGCTCCACTTCTCACCGGACTTGGCGGTGCTCAAACCTCCACCGtcatccaaaacactaacggAAATTCCAACGATGCCCTTAGCGCCAACAGTCTCCCTTTTGTAACTGCCGGGAACCTTCCTCCCGGTGCTGCCCTCCAGCATCTCATGTTCGGAACCATAACCGTTGTAGATGATGAGCTAACCGAAAGCCACGAGCTTGGCTCAGCCGTTATAGGGAGAGCTCAAGGCTTTTACTTGGCCAGTTCCCTGGACGGAACAAGTCAGACTCTTTCTCTGACTGTATTGCTACATGGTGAGCATGACCAGCATGACACTTTAGACGATGCCATTAGTTTCTTTGGGGTTCACAGAACCGCCTCTCATGCCTCCCAGATCGCGGTTATAGGCGGGACCGGGAAGTTTGAACACGCCAAAGGGTATGCCATAGTGGAAACTCTGCATAACCAGGACAACCAGCATATCACTGATGGTCAAGACACCATCCTCCATTTCAGTGTATACCTTACCTACAAAGCTTGA